AAGTCTTTGCTCAAAGCATTGGGATTAATCAACGTCGGATTAGTCAATTGCTCTTATTAATGAGCTTATTTCTTATCGTAGTTGGCTTACAAGCAGTGGGTGCCATTTTAATCAGCAGTATGTTAGTTGCACCGGCTACCGCTGCCAAACAATGGACAAATAGTTATCCCAAAATGCTTATTATTAGTGGTTTAATTGGAATGGTTGCAGCCTTTATTGGTACACTTATTAGTACTTATGTGTCAAAAATTGCTACTGGCCCTATGATTGTCATTGTCCTATCCTTAATTAGCTTATTTTCTATTTTATTGTCACCTAACGGATGGTTGTTCTCTTACTTCAAGCATCACAAAGGAGGCAACGTATGATCCAAATCTTATTTGTTTTGATAGCCGTTTCAGTTGCTACCAGTTTAATAGGTAGCTTATTACTATTAAGGGAAAGCTTAATGGTTGCTGATGCAATTTCACATACCATATTATTAGGTATCGTTCTTGCCTATATATTCACGCGCGACCTATCTTCACCTTGGTTAATTTTTGGTGCTGCTGCATTTGGACTTTTTACCGTTATTACTATTGAAGGCTTAAACCAAACGGGACAAATTGAAAATGATGCGTCGATTGGGCTTGTTTTCCCTTTTTTCTTTTCCATCGCTGTCGTCATTATTTCCAAATATTTTTCTGATGTGCATTTAGATATTGACATGGTTCTGTTAGGTCAAGTAGAATTATCCCCTTTAAAGAGAACGGAATTTCTAGGCATACAAATACCCACGGCCCTTTTGCAGGGCATAATGATATCGTTGGTCAATTTACTGTTTATTCTCATCTTTTACAAACCATTAAAAATTCGTCTATTTGATCCTATTTATGCTCAGTCCATTGGAATCAAAGTAAAATGGCTTGATCTTATAATGATGAGTCTTGTATCTTTAACAGCAGTCACTTCTTTTGAAAGCGTCGGTTCTAAATTAGTTATTGCTTTAATGGCAGCACCAGCAATGACAGCAAGATTATTGACAAGACACTTTGCAAGTTTCATCGCTTTATCTGTGGTGTTTGCCCTGCTTAATTCCGTCCTTGGCTATTATTTAGGAGTTAACTTTAACACTTCAATTTCGGCAATGGTAGCCGTAACCTCTTTTGTCGTCTTTTTAATCGTTTTGCTTGTGACAAAAATGCCTAAGTTACACAAACAAATATGAAAATAAACAAAAAAGCACTGGATAAATTAAGCAAATTAACCAGTGCTTTTATACTATTTATTGCTTCAGTAATCGTTTGAAATTTAATCTACTCAAACTTACCTGCAACAGGTAAAGCTTCTAAAAAGGCTGTGTCATGTGGTGATTCATCGTTAAAGATGTCTGTTGCATCCGTTCCGGCTGTCACCTTCCCTTGATGTTCGCCACCTTCCCAAGCAGCGAAATTCGTTACATCATAGACAGTGCCATCAACCGCAATATATGCTGGATTACCATCTTGTCCATTAAAAGTAGCCAATTCTTCAGCTGAGAATACATAATCAACGTGACGACCAACGACTTTTAAAGTCGCTAACAAGGCATCTTCATGAGGCGATTCACCCGTAAAGGCTTCCGTTGCATCAGTTCCAGCTTCTACCCCATTGTGTACGCCACCTTCCCAAGCAGCAGAGTCAGTCATATCATAGACAATGCCTCTTACAGCTACTAAGATAGGTAGTTCTTCATTTTCACCATTGAAATTAGCTAATAAATCAGTTGTAATTTCCCAATCAGCATAAATACCTACGCGTTCTAAACCTGCTAAAGTATCTAATGCATGCGGTGATTCAATAAACATAGCGGATGCGTCGGTTCCAACTTGAGCCCCATAATGCTCGCCACCTTCCCAGGCTGCATTATCCGTTACATCATAGACAAAACCAAAAACAGCTACATGTGCTGGATTGCCATCTTGTCCATTAGCAGCGGTTAGATCCGCTTTTGTTACTAAAGGTAAGCCTTCAACTTCAGCTGCGTCTTCTTCTGTTTCAGTGGCTTCTTCTGTATCTGCTTCAGCTTCTTCAGTCGCTTCTTCTTCCACAACTTCTTCTGTAGTATCCTCAGATTCATCTTGAGCATTGACGGCATATGGCGCATAAGTCATTAAAGACAAAGCACTAAGAGACACTAATAGATATTTGATCAATGATTTTTTCACACTATCCATCTCCTTTTTTAATTTCATTATGACATTATCATAAAAGAATGCGTCCTAGGATGCAATTGAAAAGCCTTTAAAAAACTATACAAATTATTTATTCCCATGCTGGAACAGATGTTCCATTTGATTCCTCTGCAATTATCTCTTTAACTTCATCCGTTTGATATAATTCAACTAAACGGTTGTAAACTTCGTTATCTTTATCTTCTGTTCTTACAACAATGACATTGATATAAGGATTTTCACCGGCTGTTGCTTCTTCAATTTCTAGTGCTTGATCAACTGTAAAACCTGCATTAGATGCTACACCTGAATTGACTGCCGCAAAAGTGACATCTGGTAGTGTCGCTGGAATATTCGTTGCTGCTAATTCAATAATTTCAATGTCAACCAAATAGTTCGTGATATCATTAATGGTTGGTGTTAATTCAGCCGCTGGATCAATTTCAATGAAACCATGTGTTTCTAATAATTTTAAGGCACGACCTCCATTCGTCGTATCATCAGGTATAGCTACAATATCGCCATCTTTTACTTCGGATAAATCGGTTATTTTTTCAGAATAGAAAGCCAAAGGAGCAAATACAGTTTCACCAATGACAGTGATATCATAATCAAACTCTTCAATTTCTTTTTCTAAATAAATATGATGCTGGAAAGCATTAATATCAATTTCCTTTTCGGCTAAAGCCCGGTTAGGTAGAGGGTAACTATCAAAATAAAGTAATTCTAAATTAATTCCTTCCTTGGCAGCTTCTTCTTTAATATAATTCCATACTTTGGAGTCTGAACCCGTTAACCCAATTTTAACATCAACAGTATCTTGTGCTTGAACAGTCCCATTCGACACGACAATAAGAGAAAATAGAGCTACGATAACAACAAAGATATTTTTAATAAATTTTTTCATCAATAAACAATCCTTTCAAATTTCACATTTTAATGTGTTGTTTTTTCAATAACGATATCGCCAATTAACTGAATAATTAAAACAAAAAATAAAATTAACAAAATACATACAATCATTATGTCGTTATAGTATCGTTGATAACCATAACGCAAAACAAATGAACCAATGCCTCCAGCACCTACCGCCCCTCCCATAGCAGTCAATCCTAATAAACTAATGGCTGTAATCGTGGTAGAACGAGCAATGGCTGGAATCGATTCAGGTAGATAGATTCTAAAGATAATACCTAAGTTAGAGACACCCATTGCTTTGGCTGCTTCAATTAAACCTGGATCTATAGATGATAAGGCTAAATCAATTTGGCGGGTAAAAAAGGGTACACATCCAAGAACCAATGGGAAAATGGCCCCTTTGACACCGATTGAAGTTCCAGCAATCATCCGTGTTACAGGAATCATAAAAGCAATTAAAATAATAAATGGTATCGAACGAAAAACATTAACAAACACATCGATGGTTGTATTTATTAAGCGGTTGGGGGTTATTCCATTCGGCTTAGTGATGACGAATATGACACCTAGTAGTAAACCTAATACAAATGAGATTATGCCTGATAGACTAAACATTTGTATGGTCTCAATAATACTTTTAATAAATTCATCCCAAAAGGTAACTAAATTAGGCGCCCACGGTTCTAAGATTGTCTGCATTCTTCAATACCTCCACTCTAATTTGTTGATTAGATAAAAACTCCAACGCTTGTCGTTGCTTATGAATATCACCCTCAATAATAACGACTAAACTCCCAATAATTGTTTCTTGAACGATATCGACATCCGCAAAAATAATACTGGCTTTAATCCCAAATTGAAGAGAAGCTTCAGCAATTAGTGCCTCTTTGGTATTTTGACCATAAAAATCAAAGCGAATGAGACGTTGATTATCTTCAAGCTTAACAATATTGGAATTTTCTGCTAATAAATCATCAATTTTAGACATATTATTCACGCTATTAATAAAATCTTTGGTAATTTCTTGTTGAGGTTGGACAAACACATTAAGTACCGAACCTTTTTCCACTACATGACCCTTGTCCATAATCGCAACTTTATTACAAATGGACTTCACCACATGCATTTCATGCGTGATAATAACGATGGTTAATTGTAGCTTTTTGTTTAAATCTTTCAATAACGTTAAAATAGATTGCGTTGTTTGAGGATCTAAGGCTGAAGTAGCTTCGTCACATAGTAAAATAGTAGGATCATTGGCTAAAGCGCGTGCTATAGCAACCCGTTGCTTTTGCCCGCCTGATAACTGTGAGGGATAGGCATTGGCTTTATCCGCTAAACCAACTAATTCTAGCAAAGACTCCACTTTTTCACGAATTTCAGATTTAGAAAATTGTTGATATTGTAAGGGGAAAGCGACATTTTCAAACACGGTTCGTGCACTTAATAAATTAAAATGCTGGAAGATCATGCCTATTTTATGACGTTTTTGGCGTAATTGCTTGTCCGGATATAACATCAAATCCTCACCATCAATTTTCACTTCGCCACTTTCAGGTCGTTCAAGCAAATTAATGCATCGCACTAAAGTGCTTTTGCCCGCCCCGCTATATCCAATAATCCCATAAATATCGCCTGTTTCAATGGTTAAATTGACATTTTGAACGGCATGAACGATGCCTTGCTTGGTCGAAAAAGTCTTATTAACATTTATTAATTCAATCATGCCTATTCACCTGCAGCTTGTTTTTCTAATTGTGCTTGATGTTCTGTTTTAATTGAATTTAATAAAGTCTGATCAACGATTAAATCATAAGCCGTTTTAGCTAATATATTTGCGCCTAATTGGATTGAAGCTAAGCCTTTTTCGCTTTTAGCTGCTTCTTTAAATTCAATACTATGACCGGCAATATAGTCATCTGAGATAGAAATATGCGGCTGGATGGTTGGAACAACTTGACTAATATTACCAACGTCTGTTGAACCGGCTCCTTTTTCTAATTTATTTGCTGCAACTTCAAAACCATATGCTTTCAAATGTTTAGCATAGATTGCATCAAAACTTGGTGTTGGAATTGTGTTATCCACACTGTTTTGGAACAAACCAAATTTGTAAGTCGCGCCTGTTGCTAAAGCAGCTGCTTTTACAATATTTTCAAATTTTTGATAGACATCATTTAAAGTGGTCCGTGTCGCTGCCCGTAAGTAAAATCGAGCACTGGCATGATCTGGAACCACATTAGCGACGTCACCCCCATGCGTTATCACCCCATGGATGCGTACATCATCGGTTAAATGTTCGCGTAAAGCATTCACATTATTGTAAACCGAAATGACTGCATCTAAAGCGTTAATGCCTTTTTCAGGTGCGCCTGAAGCGTGTGAAGCTTTTCCGAAGAACTCCACATCCACTGGATCATTAGCTAACGACAAACCAGTTAAACCATGTTGATATCCAGGATGAACACATAAGGCAGCATCCACATCATTTAGAAAGCCTTCTCGAACAAAACTCCCTTTCGCACTGCCGTTCTCCCCACCTTCTTCACCTGGTGTTCCGTAGACGCGAACTTCGCCACCAATGTCGTCAATGACATTTTTTAAAGCAACAGCAGCTAGAGAAGACGTAGTACCAAATAAATTATGCCCGCAAGCATGGCCAATTCCAGGCAAAGCATCGTATTCAGCTAAGAAAACAATCGTCGGTCCTTCTTTATCACTTTTATAGCGCGCATCAAATCCTGTACGGTGTCCTGCAACATCCACCGTCACATCAAAACCTTCGTCTTTTAATTGATTAGATAAAGTTTCACACGCGAAAAATTCATAATTACTCACTTCTGGTTTAGCGTGGATGGCTAAAGCCAATTCTTGATATTTGTCTAATTTTTCAGCAACCGTATTTTCTATTTTTTCATAATGACCCATGTTACATTCTCCTCAAAAATAAATTTTTCAACAAAAAAAGTCCCATTGTAAGCCTTGATACCTAAATATCGCAACTTACAATGGGACGAAATTAATCCGTGTTACCACCCAAATTTATGTTGTTCTCACAAACAACACCTCAACAGTTCCTATGAAACCTGGCAATGTAACGGTTGCTACCGACTAAAAGGCGTTAACCTGTTAGTAACTCCGAGCTCATCTTCATTTATTTTCTCAATACCCGTTCGCACCATTCCGGGTTCTCTTTAATTGATCCGATAAATTACTCTTCTCTTCAAAGTAATAAAGTTATAATTTAAATGTTAAAACGATTATAGTGGGTTAAAATTAGAAAGTCAACAAGAAATTTAAATAATTCTCATTTAATTTTTAAGATACATTGAAATTTTTACAATGAAATCGGACAACCATTATTTATTTTAACTTCATTCCCAAATATTTAACTGCTGGTCTTGTGCGTTTCTTTCTGCTTCTCTTAACGCTTGTTCTCGCGAAACATTCGGTGGATTTAAGTAGCGCACAGTTGCTAACCCTTCTTCAACCAAGGCTTCATTTACAAAAATTTCATCAGCATAAACATAGGCTAAGGCACGATCATAATTATCGGTATAAGGACCTACATCAAATTCAAGATAGACTTGATCAGCTTGTGTTAAATAATTGATATTCGCTTCTTTTGCTTCTTCCGCAAAGGGATCAGGTTGATGGGTGTCATAATTCATCTCAGGTGTATCAATAATCAAATAACGCACGTTGATACGATGATTATTAAGCTCCACCACAATGGTATCACCATCTCTGGCTGAAACAAAATCAACGGGGACTAACATTTCTTTAGGTAATACCTCGAAGTTGGAACCATTAAAGGCACTTGTTTCTACAACTGTGAGGTCATTTGACGTCGTATTATTATCTCCAAAAATACCATCCAAATCAAAAATGCCTAAAAAACCAGCGATTAAAAGAATGACAATTAATAGACTATTGCGTTTATTTCCTTTTAACGACGCAAATAGTTGCTCTAAACTATTTGTAGTATTTCTCTTAGCCACATGTAAACCTCCAAAACCTAATTCAATATCTCTTCAGCTAACAATTTACCAATATTATACACATGATCCTTGTTACGTCCCATTTCTAATTTAACAACAGGTTCACTAGCACTAGAAATATACAATTCAATTTCTGAATCCAAATCGTTCACTCCAGCAGTCTCAATAACAAAATGACTGATGGATTTATAAGGAATGTTTTGAATTTGTTTTTTAGTCCCAGTCGCCCCTTGAATATCAACTAGAATGAGTCGTTTATTAGTGAAAATGACCAAGTCACGGACCAATTTATAAGTACTAACAATCTCCTCATTTGAAACTAACAATCGTTCAACCATTTTTTCTGCTTGCTGATTATCAACTTTCCCTGCTTGACCTGTTAGACGATCAAATAATGACATTAACATCTTCCTTTCGTAATATGACTATTATTGTAAATGTGTCTCGA
This window of the Fundicoccus culcitae genome carries:
- a CDS encoding metal ABC transporter permease, with product MIQILFVLIAVSVATSLIGSLLLLRESLMVADAISHTILLGIVLAYIFTRDLSSPWLIFGAAAFGLFTVITIEGLNQTGQIENDASIGLVFPFFFSIAVVIISKYFSDVHLDIDMVLLGQVELSPLKRTEFLGIQIPTALLQGIMISLVNLLFILIFYKPLKIRLFDPIYAQSIGIKVKWLDLIMMSLVSLTAVTSFESVGSKLVIALMAAPAMTARLLTRHFASFIALSVVFALLNSVLGYYLGVNFNTSISAMVAVTSFVVFLIVLLVTKMPKLHKQI
- a CDS encoding cytochrome b5 domain-containing protein, yielding MLATLKVVGRHVDYVFSAEELATFNGQDGNPAYIAVDGTVYDVTNFAAWEGGEHQGKVTAGTDATDIFNDESPHDTAFLEALPVAGKFE
- a CDS encoding MetQ/NlpA family ABC transporter substrate-binding protein, with the protein product MKKFIKNIFVVIVALFSLIVVSNGTVQAQDTVDVKIGLTGSDSKVWNYIKEEAAKEGINLELLYFDSYPLPNRALAEKEIDINAFQHHIYLEKEIEEFDYDITVIGETVFAPLAFYSEKITDLSEVKDGDIVAIPDDTTNGGRALKLLETHGFIEIDPAAELTPTINDITNYLVDIEIIELAATNIPATLPDVTFAAVNSGVASNAGFTVDQALEIEEATAGENPYINVIVVRTEDKDNEVYNRLVELYQTDEVKEIIAEESNGTSVPAWE
- a CDS encoding methionine ABC transporter permease: MQTILEPWAPNLVTFWDEFIKSIIETIQMFSLSGIISFVLGLLLGVIFVITKPNGITPNRLINTTIDVFVNVFRSIPFIILIAFMIPVTRMIAGTSIGVKGAIFPLVLGCVPFFTRQIDLALSSIDPGLIEAAKAMGVSNLGIIFRIYLPESIPAIARSTTITAISLLGLTAMGGAVGAGGIGSFVLRYGYQRYYNDIMIVCILLILFFVLIIQLIGDIVIEKTTH
- a CDS encoding methionine ABC transporter ATP-binding protein; this encodes MIELINVNKTFSTKQGIVHAVQNVNLTIETGDIYGIIGYSGAGKSTLVRCINLLERPESGEVKIDGEDLMLYPDKQLRQKRHKIGMIFQHFNLLSARTVFENVAFPLQYQQFSKSEIREKVESLLELVGLADKANAYPSQLSGGQKQRVAIARALANDPTILLCDEATSALDPQTTQSILTLLKDLNKKLQLTIVIITHEMHVVKSICNKVAIMDKGHVVEKGSVLNVFVQPQQEITKDFINSVNNMSKIDDLLAENSNIVKLEDNQRLIRFDFYGQNTKEALIAEASLQFGIKASIIFADVDIVQETIIGSLVVIIEGDIHKQRQALEFLSNQQIRVEVLKNADNLRTVGA
- a CDS encoding M20 family metallopeptidase, with the protein product MGHYEKIENTVAEKLDKYQELALAIHAKPEVSNYEFFACETLSNQLKDEGFDVTVDVAGHRTGFDARYKSDKEGPTIVFLAEYDALPGIGHACGHNLFGTTSSLAAVALKNVIDDIGGEVRVYGTPGEEGGENGSAKGSFVREGFLNDVDAALCVHPGYQHGLTGLSLANDPVDVEFFGKASHASGAPEKGINALDAVISVYNNVNALREHLTDDVRIHGVITHGGDVANVVPDHASARFYLRAATRTTLNDVYQKFENIVKAAALATGATYKFGLFQNSVDNTIPTPSFDAIYAKHLKAYGFEVAANKLEKGAGSTDVGNISQVVPTIQPHISISDDYIAGHSIEFKEAAKSEKGLASIQLGANILAKTAYDLIVDQTLLNSIKTEHQAQLEKQAAGE
- a CDS encoding thermonuclease family protein, which produces MAKRNTTNSLEQLFASLKGNKRNSLLIVILLIAGFLGIFDLDGIFGDNNTTSNDLTVVETSAFNGSNFEVLPKEMLVPVDFVSARDGDTIVVELNNHRINVRYLIIDTPEMNYDTHQPDPFAEEAKEANINYLTQADQVYLEFDVGPYTDNYDRALAYVYADEIFVNEALVEEGLATVRYLNPPNVSREQALREAERNAQDQQLNIWE
- a CDS encoding PH domain-containing protein, which codes for MSLFDRLTGQAGKVDNQQAEKMVERLLVSNEEIVSTYKLVRDLVIFTNKRLILVDIQGATGTKKQIQNIPYKSISHFVIETAGVNDLDSEIELYISSASEPVVKLEMGRNKDHVYNIGKLLAEEILN